Proteins encoded within one genomic window of Brassica rapa cultivar Chiifu-401-42 chromosome A09, CAAS_Brap_v3.01, whole genome shotgun sequence:
- the LOC103841088 gene encoding stress response protein nst1, which yields MCILCVIQKWSRQVATMLPWFVIPLIGLWALSQLLPPAFRFEITSPRLACVFVLLVTLFWYEVLMPQLSTWRVRRNARLRERARLEAIELQKLKKNATRRCRNCSTPYRDQNPGGGKFMCSYCGHISKRPVLDMPGLEISGSGILKELVGRSGKILNGKGWSEHGCLNRQEWCESSTLSNRSSYWRTNGGDTFDGDENCLVENSYSGGVVFACRLLTSLFMSIRWLWRKIFRFSSVDDSSLDPEQRRLLAKQGENGSSYHESRIEKARRKAEEKRQARLEKELSEEEERKQREEVARLVEERRKLRDEAEKCSKVVLAAKEKIIKEAEKKRQERRKERDKASSKCSSDGKEHDKKTGKETAQKRSVDKNDHLEHDRGSNMEKRYGHGVENNATSNDTKSGGRYFDRMKGTILSSSKAFSDSRLFGRGVTTSATSAKENKPIGSADNFHASAHTNPPELVAVKSFLNEVETNANRSVVTEPMPTREPRKAWHQLFARSTSVPVSSSVSTISRPSTKPQEASQTSHVSSQVSSIRTFDNPISFGLPSPFAIPVCSSGSTTCSLGFSPPTEIAFAQPGEDEHFEDPCYVPDPISLLGPVSKSLDLRAGYETGIGLAKHRAMKNSPTCEISKPSPIESPLSKSRAADEKQANDGSWQMWKSPLGQTGLGLVGGSANWIIPSETARANEESGMHHVPHHITSSLFAKEDAYSHRDSPESDHQNSVFSPITGGPSNHDPWSQNMFFPALSGTESPFSYSVQTESILLNSAAEYRSPTGSAQDNPFEHPSPNHWLKKVKGSGDGTGK from the exons ATGTGTATATTGTGCGTTATTCAAAAGTGGTCTCGTCAGGTTGCAACCATGCTGCCTTGGTTTGTTATACCTTTGATTGGACTGTGGGCTCTCTCTCAGCTTCTTCCACCTGCTTTTCGTTTCGAGATTACTTCCCCGAGGCTTGCTTGTGTGTTTGTGCTACTGGTTACTCTCTTCTGGTACGAGGTTTTGATGCCTCAGCTTTCCACGTGGCGTGTGAGGAGAAATGCTAGGCTTAGGGAGAGAGCGAGACTAGAGGCTATTGAACTACAGAAGCTGAAGAAAAATGCGACTAGGCGTTGCCGTAACTGCTCCACGCCTTATAGGGATCAGAATCCAGGTGGTGGAAAATTCATGTGTTCGTATTGTGGGCATATATCGAAGAGGCCTGTTTTAGATATGCCCGGGTTAGAGATTTCTGGTTCAGGGATTTTGAAGGAGCTTGTTGGAAGAAGTGGAAAGATTTTGAATGGGAAGGGATGGAGTGAGCACGGATGTTTAAACAGGCAAGAGTGGTGTGAGAGCAGCACGTTGAGTAACAGGTCAAGCTATTGGCGGACTAATGGTGGTGATACATTTGATGGAGATGAAAATTGTTTGGTGGAGAATTCGTATTCTGGTGGTGTTGTTTTTGCTTGCAGGCTGCTGACTTCTCTTTTTATGAGCATTAGGTGGCTCTGGAGAAAGATTTTTAGGTTTAGCTCAGTTGATGATTCATCACTTGACCCTGAGCAGAGACGGTTACTGGCTAAACAGGGTGAGAATGGGTCCAGCTATCACGAGAGTAGGATAGAAAAGGCACGTAGAAAAGCGGAGGAGAAAAGACAAGCTAGACTGGAGAAGGAGCTTTCagaggaggaagagagaaaacaaagagaagaagTTGCAAGACTAGTGGAAGAACGGAGAAAGCTGAGAGATGAGGCCGAGAAATGCAGCAAAGTAGTACTGGCTGCCAAGGAGAAAATCATCAAAGAGGCGGAAAAGAAGCGTCAGGAGAGAAGGAAAGAGAGGGATAAAGCCTCAAGTAAGTGCAGTTCTGATGGTAAAGAGCATGACAAGAAAACAGGAAAGGAAACCGCGCAGAAGCGCAGTGTTGATAAGAATGATCATCTGGAACATGATAGGGGCTCCAACATGGAAAAGAGATATGGACATGGTGTAGAGAATAATGCCACTAGTAACGATACAAAATCTGGCGGTCGGTACTTTGATCGAATGAAGGGTACAATCTTATCTTCTTCTAAGGCTTTCAGTGATAGCCGTTTATTTGGGAGAGGCGTTACTACGTCTGCTACTAGCGCAAAGGAAAATAAACCCATCGGTTCTGCAGATAATTTTCATGCCTCTGCTCATACTAATCCTCCTGAACTCGTGGCTGTGAAATCTTTTCTTAATGAAGTGGAGACGAATGCTAATCGTTCA GTTGTTACTGAGCCAATGCCGACAAGAGAACCTAGAAAGGCATGGCACCAACTGTTTGCCCGTTCAACTTCTGTTCCTGTTTCCTCGAGTGTTAGTACTATAAGTAGACCTAGTACAAAGCCCCAGGAAGCTTCTCAGACCTCACATGTATCCAGTCAAGTTTCTTCAATACGAACCTTTGACAATCCCATCAGTTTTGGCCTCCCATCACCTTTCGCCATACCAGTGTGCTCTAGTGGATCCACTACCTGTAGTTTAGGTTTCTCACCTCCAACAGAGATTGCTTTCGCTCAACCTGGCGAAGATGAACATTTTGAAGATCCGTGTTATGTTCCGGATCCTATATCTCTACTGGGACCTGTTTCAAAATCTCTTGATCTAAGGGCTGGGTATGAAACTGGAATAGGACTGGCAAAACACCGTGCAATGAAGAATTCACCTACATGTGAAATCAGCAAGCCGTCGCCAATAGAATCTCCTTTGTCCAAATCACGGGCTGCGGATGAAAAACAAGCTAACGACGGAAGCTGGCAAATGTGGAAGAGCCCCCTTGGCCAAACTGGTCTTGGTTTAGTTGGTGGGTCAGCAAACTGGATCATACCTTCAGAGACAGCTAGAGCTAACGAGGAAAGTGGTATGCATCATGTGCCTCATCATATAACATCCTCATTATTTGCAAAAGAGGATGCTTATTCACATAGGGACAGTCCTGAAAGTGATCACCAAAACAGCGTATTCAGCCCCATTACTGGTGGTCCAAGCAACCATGATCCTTGGTCGCAGAATATGTTCTTCCCTGCATTATCTGGCACGGAGAGTCCTTTTTCTTATAGCGTACAAACAGAAAGCATTCTCTTGAACAGTGCAGCGGAGTACAGGAGTCCAACTGGATCTGCTCAAGACAATCCATTTGAACACCCTTCTCCGAATCACTGGCTCAA GAAAGTAAAGGGCTCAGGGGATGGGACTGGGAAGTAA